TGTCAATGGCCGCCTGCTGTTCCGGTGTCCACGCCATGTTCGCTCCCTCCTTCGTCCAGTTTTTCCAGCAAATCCTCTTTCCGTATCGTCACGACGTCATAGCCGTTGTCGGGCAGCTGCGCGTCAAACCGGCAGACGGCGTGATAGGGGCAATAGCGGCACGGGCTGGCCTGCCCCAATAAAATAGGCCGCACGGCGATGTCGCCGCTGTCTATGCGGCCGGCGATTTCGCGAATCCGCGCAACGGCCAGCGTCAGCAGCTTCTGCCATCCCGCTTCATCGTACATCGTATGGGATACGTTGCTCAGGGTGCCGTCTTTTTTTAACCGCAAATTTAAAAATTCCGAATAGCCTTCCATCGACGTATCCAAGGCCGTCATGACCTGGCTGTTGTCGAGATAATATCCGCTGAGGCGGCTTTTTTTATCGTATAAGGTCTTCTTTTCCTCTTCGTCGGCTACGTGGTCCAGGGACGTCTTGTCGTTGCGGACGTAGCAGTACAAGATAGCCGCCGGCACGGCGTCTTCGCCCATGTTCAGAAGCGCTACGTACATGTATGTCAGGAGCTGCAGCTCCAGGCCGACAAATACCTGGCTCAAATCGAGCTGCTTCCGCCCCGATTTGTAGTCGATGACGACGACGTACTTGGCGTCGCCGTCCCGCATGGAATCGACGCGGTCGATCTGCCCGGTGACGATGACTTCCAAGCCGTCGGGCAAGGTAAAGCGCAGGGCCTCCCACGGGCTGCCCTTGCGGCCGAAGGCCTTTTCCAGCCCTTCCATATGAAACTGGGACGACTCGCTGAACTGGCAAAGACGCCGCACTGTCCGAGCCAGGGTTTGGATGAGTCGTTCCTTGATCTGCGCGAAATAGGCGTTGGACATGAGGATGTCGTGCTGTATATACGGGGCGAGCCGTTCCGTAGCCTGGCGGCATGCGGCCGGAATATCTTCCGCTCGGAGGTCGCGCCACTGCTTGTGTTCGCAAAGCAGGTCCTCGCCTAAGATGCGCAGCGCGCCGTGGACGAGCATCCCCAGATCGGGGGCGGAAAAGTGATACATTTGCCGTTCTTCCAGCAGCAGGCCGTAGCGGGCAAAATAGGCGAAGGGGCAGCTGCGGTACTGCTCAAATTTCGTAACGGAGCCCCGCAGGACGCCGTCGGGCGCGTACAGCCGCTTGACGAGCGTCGCCGGCAGCCGCAGGGGCTGATTGCGGTGAAACAATCCCTGCACGGACTGCGCCGCCCGCTCTTTCCAGCCGTGGCTGCAGGCCCAGTCGTACAAGGCCCACCAAACGTCGTCCGTCTCTTTGCCCTCTGCCGCAGGCCGCAGCATGACAGGCAGCCACGACAGGGCCGCCGGCAGGGACGTAATGAACTCGGCCTCACGTCCCCCTTCGATCATCCCCGTTTCATGGCCGACAGCATCGACATAGCCTTTTTCTTCTATCTGCCGAATCCACGACGACGGCTCCATCGCCCCGCCGTCGTCGCCGGCCAGAATATACGACAGGTGCAGCTGCTCTCCGGCCCGGCCGGCAGCCAGATAAAAGAGGAATTTTTCCTGGAACGAACGGAACCGGCTGTCCGGGCCGAGCCGGACGCCCAGGGCCTCCAGCTTCCGCCGTTCGGCGTCGTTCAGCATGCCTTCTTCGCTCGTGCGCTGGGGGAACACGCCGTCGTTCAGGCCGCAGAGGAAGACGACGCGGGCCTGCATGGTGTATCCCCGTTCGACCGACGTAAACGTAACGTGGTCCAGCGTCGGCGGAATCAAGCTGAATTTCAGCTGCTCCAGCCCGTCCTTTACGATCTGGGAAAACTCCTGCAGCGGCACGACGTCGTCGCCGCACACGCGGACGATTTCATGAAGGAAGGCGACGATGCGCTTCCAGACCTGCTCGTGTTCCTTTCCTTCAGCAGCCCGTCCGGCCCCTTCGTCATCGCGTTTCCACTGCTGCAGCGACTGGGGAACTCCCAGGTCGTACAGCCATCGGTACAGCAGCGTGCACCAATCTGCCAGGGAATGGTCTTCCTGCGCCTCTTCCCAGCACGGCCACAGGGCCTCCCATACGGCGCGGCGGATGCCATTGACATGCCGTATCGTTTCTTCTTCGCCTTCGTCTACGCCATGGCCTTCCTCGATATAGCGGCTTCTTCCGTACTGCCAGTCTTCGCCGGCCAGCCAATGATAGCCCCGGATACCGTAAGCCAGGCAATAGTTTTCCAAATCGTCGGCATCGCACCGACTGATAGGGAACAAGTCCGTCTTCAGCAGCTGAAACAACGGCTCGTGAGCCCATCGGGACGTAAACACGTCCAGCAGGGAGGAAATGGCCTCCGCCGCAGGATGGGACGTCATGGGACGCCGGTAATCGCTGAAAAAAGGAATGCCGTATTTGGCGAATATCTCCTCGGCAATATGGTAATAGGCCTCGCCGGTCCGCGCTAAAATAAGAAAATCGCGGTAGCGGTATCCCCGGCGGCACAAGGCCTGAATGCGGCGGGCCGCCGCGTCGAGCTCCAGTATCCTGTTTCCGCATTCCGTCAGTATCAAGCCCTTTACGGCCTCAGCCTGTACCGGCGGCACGGGACGGAAAAATTCATTCAAAAATACGGCCAGGCCCCCTTCGTCAGTCCCGGCGACGCGCCGTACCTCCAGGTGCGGGAATATGCGGCGCAGCTCCTGGTACACGGCATAGGGCCGGTGGAACAGGGCTGTTTCCCGACGCTGCGCCTCGACGCGGTCCGGGTCCATGGTCAGGGTAATCGTCACCTGCGCCGCCGTCTGCTCGATGGCCTGCAGCACTTCCAGCTGCCGCGGCGTAAACCACTGGAACCCGTCAACCCATACGTGAGCCCCCTGCAAAAAGGAATACGAAGGAATTTCCCTTGCCAGTACGGTCATCGTATCGTCGGCGCTGCCGAACCGTTCCTCTAAATAGGCCGTATACCCCTGATACAGCAGCGCGATATCCATGAGCTTGCGGCTCAAGGTCTGGCTGCCCAGCAGGGACGCGGCATGGCGCAGCATGTCAGGGCCAATGCAGAAGGAACGGCACTCGCCGATAAACCGGCCGGCCGTTTCTACGAAATTATCCTGCCGCGCCGCCGTCTGCAGCACCGTAAACTCGTCGGCGTGCCGCCGCAGCAGCCGCTGCAAGATGAGCTTCTGCGCCAATTCCGATACGAAGGCGCAGTCCTTGCCCTTTTCCTGAAATACGCGGTAGGCCAGCCGCGAAAACCCGACGATCTGCGTCCCCATAAAGCCCTTTTCCGGCAGCGACTCAGCAAACCGCCGCTCCGCGTTATACGACGCCTGATCGGGCACGATGAGCAGCGTGCGGCGGCCCTGGGCCGCTTCGGCCTTCATCTGCGAAAAGCAATATTCCGTTTTTCCGCTTCGGCCCTTGCCAAACAAAACAGTCAGCGCCACGGCAACTCCTCCCTTCCACTGTGCACTCTGAAATTACATTTTCAATTATTGTATCATATTTTCTGCACGCATAAAACCGAAATGCCCATGCAAAAAAAGTCCGGCAAAGCGATTCGCCTCTGCCGGATCTTCCAGTTTGTTATGCAATTATATAGCTGCGCAGGCCGATTTCAGAAACGGCGCGCGCCGCCGTTCTTCCCGATAGAGCCACTTCAAATCGTACGGTTCAAACACGACACGGCGGTATGCGTCTACGTCCATCATCGTTCCGTCCCAATCGGAGTGGATGTCGCCGTTCTGCTTGATCAGGATATCGTACAGGATATCGTAGGTCACGCCGTCTTTTTCATCCCGTTCCACAATGGTGCTGTACGGAAGGGTCTTGTGATAGGTCAGCTCCATCCCCTTGTAATCGAAATGGAAGCCGCAGCGCATACGGCAGCCGTCCAGCCCCGTATAGCGGGCGATGTACTTCAAATCGTGAAGGATCTTATCGTTCTTTTCGTCGTACAGGTTTTCCGGCGTCGTTTCCGTATAGTCGAAACGGAATTGGATTGACGCGCCGGGAATGGCATGGAATCGTTCCAAATAGGGGATTAAATCGCGGACCGGATAGTTTTTATACAGCACGCAGTTGATTCGGAACGGCACGGCCAGGCGCCCCAGCAATTCGTCGTTCGATTCTACGACATAATGCTGCATGTGGCGCGACACGTTGATGCAGGTAATCTTGTCCTTATTGCGCTGCGTAAAGGCGATGATATCGTCTTCGGTCTGAAACTCCGACACGGGCAGCGTCGTATTGATATATACCTTATGCGTACGGGGAATGCAGTCGAGCATATGCTGCAGCGAATCCAGGTCCGCGAAGGGCTCGCCCCCGGTAAACACAAAATCGCAGTACGGCGTAATGGCGTCCATGCGGGCGATGCTTTCGCAGATTTTTTCCGCCGAAAACCCTGTCATATCGGAATATTCTTCTTTATTAATGCAGAACGGGCAGTGATTGCGGCAGTTATACGGCACAAATACCGTCACCGTCGCCCCGCCTTCTCTTGTCTTGTACGGATGCCTGACGTGAACTGCCGGCTCCGCTGCTTCATGTATCATGCTGTTCATTTCTCTTTCGCCTCAACTCTTGAGCAGTCGCCGTCAATATGCTCCCACACCGCTTTGCCGCCGTAAGAATAAAAGGATTTTCATACGGCTCAAAGCAGACACACTGGCGCGGCTGCCCCTTTATCCACACTCCATTCTACCATAAAATTTCATTTCGTCCAATACATATTGCGTATTCTTTTATAGCATACATCGTATAGCAAATAATTCACATAACACATATTAGTGCAGGGCCTGGGTAATCTCGGCAGCCGTTTT
This region of Megasphaera stantonii genomic DNA includes:
- a CDS encoding PD-(D/E)XK nuclease family protein, which gives rise to MALTVLFGKGRSGKTEYCFSQMKAEAAQGRRTLLIVPDQASYNAERRFAESLPEKGFMGTQIVGFSRLAYRVFQEKGKDCAFVSELAQKLILQRLLRRHADEFTVLQTAARQDNFVETAGRFIGECRSFCIGPDMLRHAASLLGSQTLSRKLMDIALLYQGYTAYLEERFGSADDTMTVLAREIPSYSFLQGAHVWVDGFQWFTPRQLEVLQAIEQTAAQVTITLTMDPDRVEAQRRETALFHRPYAVYQELRRIFPHLEVRRVAGTDEGGLAVFLNEFFRPVPPVQAEAVKGLILTECGNRILELDAAARRIQALCRRGYRYRDFLILARTGEAYYHIAEEIFAKYGIPFFSDYRRPMTSHPAAEAISSLLDVFTSRWAHEPLFQLLKTDLFPISRCDADDLENYCLAYGIRGYHWLAGEDWQYGRSRYIEEGHGVDEGEEETIRHVNGIRRAVWEALWPCWEEAQEDHSLADWCTLLYRWLYDLGVPQSLQQWKRDDEGAGRAAEGKEHEQVWKRIVAFLHEIVRVCGDDVVPLQEFSQIVKDGLEQLKFSLIPPTLDHVTFTSVERGYTMQARVVFLCGLNDGVFPQRTSEEGMLNDAERRKLEALGVRLGPDSRFRSFQEKFLFYLAAGRAGEQLHLSYILAGDDGGAMEPSSWIRQIEEKGYVDAVGHETGMIEGGREAEFITSLPAALSWLPVMLRPAAEGKETDDVWWALYDWACSHGWKERAAQSVQGLFHRNQPLRLPATLVKRLYAPDGVLRGSVTKFEQYRSCPFAYFARYGLLLEERQMYHFSAPDLGMLVHGALRILGEDLLCEHKQWRDLRAEDIPAACRQATERLAPYIQHDILMSNAYFAQIKERLIQTLARTVRRLCQFSESSQFHMEGLEKAFGRKGSPWEALRFTLPDGLEVIVTGQIDRVDSMRDGDAKYVVVIDYKSGRKQLDLSQVFVGLELQLLTYMYVALLNMGEDAVPAAILYCYVRNDKTSLDHVADEEEKKTLYDKKSRLSGYYLDNSQVMTALDTSMEGYSEFLNLRLKKDGTLSNVSHTMYDEAGWQKLLTLAVARIREIAGRIDSGDIAVRPILLGQASPCRYCPYHAVCRFDAQLPDNGYDVVTIRKEDLLEKLDEGGSEHGVDTGTAGGH